A window of Corallococcus macrosporus DSM 14697 contains these coding sequences:
- a CDS encoding FHA domain-containing protein, whose product MARALLLSLLVRQHMALKEKFRAKYPHPWLVWEAGAWNVPEVVEGNIAATRLPLTDLRDCLPAGDALCFELVGQTDGGPLRLGRASNNALVVNDATVSREQLHLAPTLEGRWEVTRAAASRPVTLGGAALEPEHPTVLQPGVQLLVGDVRLTFHEAEDFNERIGRIAAQVLAQTAAPR is encoded by the coding sequence ATGGCTCGCGCTCTGCTGCTCTCGCTGCTCGTGCGGCAGCACATGGCTCTCAAGGAGAAGTTTCGCGCCAAGTACCCACACCCGTGGCTGGTGTGGGAGGCGGGCGCGTGGAATGTCCCCGAAGTCGTGGAGGGCAACATCGCCGCCACGCGGCTGCCGCTGACGGACCTGCGGGACTGCCTGCCCGCCGGAGACGCCCTGTGCTTCGAGCTGGTGGGGCAGACGGACGGCGGCCCGCTGCGGCTGGGCCGTGCTTCGAACAACGCGCTGGTCGTCAATGACGCCACCGTGTCCCGCGAACAGCTCCACCTGGCCCCCACCCTGGAGGGCCGCTGGGAGGTGACGCGCGCGGCAGCGTCCCGTCCGGTGACGCTGGGCGGCGCGGCGCTGGAGCCGGAGCACCCCACCGTGCTCCAGCCCGGCGTCCAGCTCCTCGTGGGCGACGTGCGCCTCACCTTCCACGAGGCGGAGGACTTCAACGAGCGCATTGGCCGCATCGCCGCGCAGGTGCTGGCGCAGACGGCGGCGCCACGCTGA
- a CDS encoding alpha/beta hydrolase, giving the protein MRRLLAAVFCVAAVLAACDDDSTPPPASPPPHTETYPDAGTRPDAGTQEPWACQRSTTVHNAPLSLLTGLQLEMSRATSPRQRTEAIDRFVAQVEAQGGRPLVSDAQAGRPRVAFFVRGEAGRDTFIAGDFNGWSATATPLVQVRDTDLYVAEVEVPRTGPQPYKLVKGGEFVADPGARHVAWDNLNRYDVGQFNSLVYPGLQDAAKGRLTAWYGVPATALGDARDVFVYTPAAYDGPECPALPVMYLHDGNESLTRESFAEAADSHYAARPRDAAVLVFIALPDQAVRLAQYTFPPARAPEWPTPRGDDYLAFIRDDLMPRVEAAWRVKTGPRETGIAGASLGGLMSVYAGFQMPETFGFVGTQSGTLFWPHDGEVDRDDGNAMVVRAGQEPVVPVRFYVDHGSPVAGCTRDGEEGGDDCQSNLQFVEALRGRGYSVAHWNEPGAEHDWFFWKRRLPKLLCSFRNADPAVCGL; this is encoded by the coding sequence ATGCGCCGTCTGCTCGCTGCCGTGTTCTGCGTCGCCGCCGTGCTGGCGGCCTGTGACGACGACTCCACGCCGCCTCCCGCGTCGCCGCCTCCCCACACGGAGACGTACCCGGACGCCGGCACGCGCCCGGACGCGGGGACGCAGGAGCCCTGGGCCTGCCAGCGCTCCACGACGGTGCACAACGCGCCCCTGTCGCTGCTGACCGGGCTGCAGTTGGAGATGAGCCGCGCCACGTCGCCCCGGCAGCGCACGGAGGCCATCGACCGCTTCGTGGCGCAGGTGGAGGCGCAGGGCGGCAGGCCCCTGGTGAGTGACGCCCAGGCGGGCCGGCCCCGCGTGGCCTTCTTCGTGCGGGGCGAGGCCGGCCGGGACACCTTCATCGCCGGTGACTTCAACGGCTGGTCCGCCACGGCCACGCCGCTGGTGCAGGTGCGGGACACGGACCTGTACGTGGCGGAGGTGGAGGTGCCGCGCACCGGGCCGCAGCCGTACAAGCTGGTGAAGGGCGGCGAGTTCGTCGCCGACCCGGGCGCGCGTCACGTGGCGTGGGACAACCTCAACCGCTACGACGTGGGGCAGTTCAACTCGCTCGTCTACCCCGGGCTCCAGGACGCCGCGAAGGGCCGCCTCACCGCGTGGTACGGCGTGCCCGCCACGGCGCTGGGCGACGCGCGTGACGTCTTCGTCTACACGCCGGCGGCGTATGACGGGCCGGAGTGCCCGGCCCTGCCGGTGATGTACCTCCACGACGGCAACGAGAGCCTGACGCGCGAGTCCTTCGCGGAGGCGGCGGATTCACACTACGCGGCGCGGCCGCGGGACGCCGCGGTGCTCGTCTTCATCGCGCTGCCGGACCAGGCCGTGCGCCTGGCGCAGTACACCTTCCCGCCCGCCCGGGCGCCGGAGTGGCCCACGCCGCGCGGGGATGACTACCTGGCCTTCATCCGCGACGACCTGATGCCGCGCGTGGAGGCGGCCTGGCGGGTGAAGACGGGGCCGCGGGAGACGGGCATCGCCGGCGCGTCCCTGGGCGGCCTCATGTCCGTCTACGCGGGCTTCCAGATGCCGGAGACGTTCGGCTTCGTGGGCACCCAGTCCGGCACGCTGTTCTGGCCGCACGACGGCGAGGTGGACCGCGACGACGGCAACGCCATGGTGGTCCGCGCGGGCCAGGAGCCGGTGGTGCCGGTGCGCTTCTACGTGGACCATGGCTCGCCCGTGGCGGGCTGCACGCGGGACGGGGAGGAGGGCGGCGACGACTGCCAGTCCAACCTCCAGTTCGTGGAGGCGCTGCGCGGCCGCGGCTACAGCGTGGCCCACTGGAACGAGCCCGGCGCCGAGCACGACTGGTTCTTCTGGAAGCGGCGCCTGCCGAAGCTGCTGTGCAGCTTCCGCAACGCGGACCCGGCGGTGTGCGGCCTGTAG
- a CDS encoding ATP-grasp domain-containing protein — MDVAVLTYDALPQLDAYDASLLPALAALGVDARPVVWDDPAVDWKAVRLALVRNTWDSHLRRDAFVAWADKVGRLTQLHNPAPVLRWNTHKHYLHELEQKGVRVTPTTWVSRGDTLDVGELAGKQGWDAVVLKPAVSAGALKTHVFPRAEAHAATARLAELTREGDIMVQPYLTAFETEGERSYVFFDGVFSHAVRRPPTLLDAPRGFSEPVAFTPDDAAELRLAESVLEAVGRPLLYARVDVATDNAGRSRLQELEATEPRLFLSLDAGAADRLARAIAAKL; from the coding sequence GTGGACGTCGCCGTCCTCACCTATGACGCATTGCCTCAACTCGACGCGTACGACGCGTCGCTGCTGCCCGCGCTCGCGGCCCTGGGCGTGGATGCGCGCCCCGTCGTCTGGGATGACCCGGCCGTGGACTGGAAGGCGGTGCGGCTGGCCCTGGTGCGCAACACCTGGGACAGCCACCTGCGCCGCGACGCCTTCGTCGCCTGGGCGGACAAGGTGGGCCGCCTCACGCAGCTCCACAATCCCGCGCCCGTGCTGCGCTGGAACACGCACAAGCACTACCTGCACGAACTGGAGCAGAAGGGCGTCCGCGTGACGCCCACCACCTGGGTGAGCCGGGGCGACACGCTGGATGTGGGCGAGCTGGCGGGCAAGCAGGGCTGGGACGCGGTGGTGCTCAAGCCCGCCGTGTCCGCGGGCGCGCTCAAGACGCACGTCTTCCCCCGCGCGGAGGCGCACGCCGCCACCGCCCGGCTGGCCGAGCTGACCCGCGAGGGCGACATCATGGTGCAGCCCTACCTCACCGCCTTCGAAACGGAGGGCGAGCGTAGCTACGTCTTCTTCGACGGCGTCTTCAGCCACGCGGTGCGTCGGCCCCCCACGCTGCTGGACGCGCCGCGCGGCTTCTCCGAGCCCGTGGCCTTCACGCCCGACGACGCGGCCGAGCTGCGGCTGGCGGAGTCCGTGCTGGAGGCGGTGGGGCGGCCCCTGCTCTACGCGCGCGTGGACGTGGCCACCGACAACGCGGGCCGCTCACGCCTCCAGGAGCTGGAGGCCACCGAGCCGCGCCTGTTCCTGTCGCTGGACGCGGGGGCCGCGGACCGGCTGGCCCGCGCCATCGCCGCGAAGCTGTGA
- a CDS encoding lamin tail domain-containing protein translates to MRMSPRLLLAALGAVLLFHAGCGGDEPGCEGADCNPQAVCGNNVVEQGEQCDDGNRTNGDGCESDCTSTPAPAPVCGNGKLEGDEICDDGNTEDGDGCQANCTTTLTQCPAANAPALPDGATCAVTQAGSAARLFTGVVLKDGETLVGGQVLVDAQGIIQCAACDCSAAAGAAEATQVSCPGGVISPGLVNPHEHITYPMEPYVGTEERYEHRHEWRTGRNGHTRINSPAASAADNVRWGELRQMMAGATTLAGAGGQAGLLRNVDVNNTALQEGLGEGVVDSDTFPLGDTNGNMIASGCGYGSLPNSDSLPRSAAYLPHVSEGISAAAHNEFICLSTGTNNVMQPRTAVIHGIGLTAKEIHLMAQNGTGLIWSPRSNISLYGDTAMVSAYKNQGVTIALGTDWLRSGSMNLLRELQCADYLNSTHYARTFSDQDLWRMVTSNASDLVDTFEKTGRIAEGKVADLAIFQLRAFANSPHRAVITANPEHVVLTMRGGKALYGDQALMAGLRGEDTCDTLDVCGASKEVCLQSEIGKNLEALTSGATHKYPLFACGTPENEPTCSPRRASLDSRWPAVVNSSTSYTGEIRDADKDGDGVVDTIDNCPAIFNPVRPMDNGKQADSDADGIGDACDSCPLEAGEACTTFTVGDDDHDGIATWLDNCPFVANPDQADADGDGKGDTCDACADVPNPGDLGCPATIHALKTPVDGSLPLLGKPVSIPDVVVTGVVKGGASSLGYWVQTYPLPSGTSVDNSGLYVYAPKGDLAVGDRIDINTGVLVLYFGLPELTEVKYVKRSSGNEVPAPVVVTTEDIRTGGLRASALEGVLVEVRDVAVNTAVDEFGQFLVNEAGDAGQPGLMIDDQAYAFPVPSIGTRFGALRGVLTYNFNDSKLVPRFQADMPLPPPSLTGFGPDGYARMGGSGPVNTFPQALTLSLSSAYAEALDVTITSSNPDALSVPDGRITIPAGQTSATVQVVPGAPAQSVTLTADLAGSTQTATIRVLGADEQPEIMGITPADVTMVPGGEVVFTVQLDRPAPANATVALSMNPATGFGAFVPESGTLTVAENATEAVFSFIADAAATATEPGTVTASLGATSASATVTLDQSAPRLTALSPSSAVTIPAGGTQTFTVTVDRPAPQDTAVELVVVPEAGVTNYGTVPASATIPAGATEATFTFTADAQGEGTGTVYAMLYGVTRTTALTVLPPPPALSSLSPSSAAVLTGRTFTFTVTLDRPAQTDETDVALTLEPATGVGSIPATVRVARDSTTATFTFTADEVSSPAEALLTASFGGEVRTAQVSVILAAEGGLVINEVDYDMVGAGDSVEFVEIYNNSSTPASLSSVFLVFVNGNNMTSYQKIALAEVNGGVLGPREYLVVGPATVVEPLAGRAGVHTLQRGTTDFIQNGAPDGVALYDEATDALIDSLSYEGHVVDASIEGTETKFDLREGSADTKDLADSNTAQGSLCRDADSTDTDVNVDDFTFTTTVTPGAANVITAAP, encoded by the coding sequence ATGCGAATGTCCCCACGTCTATTACTCGCCGCGCTAGGCGCGGTCCTCCTCTTCCATGCCGGATGTGGCGGCGATGAGCCCGGTTGTGAGGGAGCGGACTGCAACCCGCAGGCGGTCTGCGGCAACAACGTCGTCGAGCAGGGCGAGCAGTGTGACGACGGCAACCGGACCAACGGCGACGGCTGCGAGAGCGACTGTACGTCGACGCCCGCGCCGGCCCCGGTATGTGGCAACGGCAAGCTGGAAGGCGACGAAATCTGTGACGACGGCAACACCGAGGACGGTGATGGCTGTCAGGCGAACTGCACGACGACGCTGACCCAGTGCCCCGCGGCGAACGCGCCCGCGCTCCCCGACGGCGCCACCTGCGCGGTGACGCAGGCCGGCTCCGCGGCGCGCCTCTTCACGGGCGTGGTGCTGAAGGACGGCGAGACGCTGGTGGGCGGCCAGGTGCTGGTGGACGCGCAGGGCATCATCCAGTGCGCCGCCTGTGACTGCTCCGCCGCGGCGGGCGCCGCCGAGGCCACGCAGGTGTCCTGCCCCGGTGGTGTCATCTCCCCGGGCCTGGTGAACCCGCACGAGCACATCACGTATCCGATGGAGCCGTACGTCGGCACCGAGGAGCGCTACGAGCACCGCCACGAGTGGCGCACCGGCCGCAACGGCCACACGCGCATCAACAGCCCGGCGGCCAGCGCCGCCGACAACGTCCGCTGGGGCGAGCTGCGGCAGATGATGGCCGGCGCCACCACCCTGGCGGGCGCGGGCGGCCAGGCCGGTCTGCTGCGCAACGTGGACGTGAACAACACCGCGCTCCAGGAGGGCCTGGGCGAGGGCGTGGTGGACTCCGACACCTTCCCGTTGGGGGACACCAACGGCAACATGATTGCCTCGGGCTGTGGCTACGGCTCGCTGCCGAACTCGGATTCGCTGCCGCGCTCGGCCGCGTACCTGCCGCACGTCTCCGAGGGCATCTCCGCGGCGGCGCACAACGAGTTCATCTGCCTGTCCACGGGCACGAACAACGTGATGCAGCCGCGCACCGCCGTCATCCACGGCATCGGCCTGACGGCGAAGGAAATCCACCTGATGGCGCAGAACGGCACCGGCCTCATCTGGTCGCCGCGCTCGAACATCTCGCTGTACGGCGACACGGCCATGGTGTCGGCCTACAAGAATCAGGGCGTCACCATCGCGCTGGGCACCGACTGGCTGCGCTCCGGCTCCATGAACCTGCTGCGCGAGCTGCAGTGCGCGGACTACCTCAACAGCACGCACTACGCGCGGACCTTCAGTGACCAGGACCTGTGGCGCATGGTGACGTCGAACGCGTCCGACCTGGTGGACACGTTCGAGAAGACGGGCCGCATCGCCGAGGGCAAGGTGGCCGACCTGGCCATCTTCCAGCTCCGCGCCTTCGCCAACTCGCCGCACCGCGCGGTCATCACCGCGAACCCCGAGCACGTGGTGCTCACGATGCGCGGCGGCAAGGCGCTCTACGGTGACCAGGCGCTGATGGCCGGGCTCCGTGGCGAGGACACCTGCGACACGCTGGACGTGTGCGGCGCCTCGAAGGAAGTGTGCCTCCAGTCCGAGATTGGCAAGAACCTGGAGGCGCTGACCTCGGGCGCCACGCACAAGTACCCGCTGTTCGCGTGCGGTACGCCGGAGAACGAGCCGACGTGCTCGCCCCGCCGCGCCTCGCTGGACTCGCGCTGGCCGGCCGTCGTGAACAGCTCCACCAGCTACACGGGTGAGATTCGTGACGCGGACAAGGACGGCGACGGCGTGGTGGACACCATCGACAACTGCCCCGCCATCTTCAACCCCGTCCGCCCCATGGACAATGGCAAGCAGGCGGACTCGGATGCGGATGGGATTGGCGACGCGTGCGACTCCTGCCCGCTGGAGGCGGGGGAGGCCTGCACGACGTTCACCGTGGGCGACGACGACCACGACGGCATCGCGACGTGGCTGGACAACTGCCCGTTCGTGGCCAACCCGGACCAGGCGGACGCGGATGGCGACGGCAAGGGTGATACGTGTGACGCGTGCGCCGACGTCCCGAACCCGGGCGACCTGGGCTGCCCCGCGACCATCCACGCGCTGAAGACGCCCGTGGACGGCAGCCTGCCGCTCCTGGGCAAGCCGGTGTCCATCCCCGACGTCGTCGTCACCGGCGTGGTGAAGGGTGGCGCGAGCTCCCTGGGCTACTGGGTGCAGACGTATCCGCTGCCCTCGGGCACGAGCGTGGACAACTCCGGTCTCTACGTGTACGCGCCCAAGGGTGACCTGGCGGTGGGTGATCGTATCGACATCAACACGGGCGTGCTGGTGCTCTACTTCGGCCTGCCCGAGCTGACCGAGGTCAAGTACGTCAAGCGCAGCTCCGGCAACGAGGTGCCCGCGCCGGTGGTGGTGACGACGGAAGACATCCGCACCGGTGGCCTGCGCGCCTCCGCGCTGGAGGGCGTGCTCGTGGAGGTCCGCGACGTGGCGGTCAACACGGCGGTGGACGAGTTCGGCCAGTTCCTGGTGAACGAGGCGGGTGATGCCGGCCAGCCGGGCCTGATGATTGACGACCAGGCCTACGCCTTCCCGGTGCCGTCCATCGGCACGCGCTTCGGCGCGCTGCGCGGCGTGCTGACGTACAACTTCAACGACTCCAAGCTGGTGCCGCGCTTCCAGGCGGACATGCCGCTGCCGCCGCCGTCGCTGACGGGCTTCGGTCCGGATGGCTACGCGCGCATGGGTGGCTCGGGGCCGGTGAACACGTTCCCGCAGGCGCTGACGCTGTCGCTGTCCTCCGCGTACGCGGAGGCGCTCGACGTCACCATCACCTCCTCCAACCCGGACGCGCTGAGCGTGCCGGACGGCCGCATCACCATCCCCGCGGGGCAGACGTCCGCGACGGTGCAGGTGGTGCCTGGGGCGCCCGCGCAGAGCGTGACGCTGACGGCGGACCTGGCGGGCTCCACGCAGACGGCCACCATCCGGGTGCTCGGTGCCGATGAGCAGCCCGAAATCATGGGCATCACCCCGGCCGACGTGACGATGGTGCCCGGTGGCGAGGTGGTCTTCACCGTGCAGCTCGACCGTCCGGCTCCCGCGAACGCCACCGTGGCGCTGAGCATGAACCCGGCGACGGGCTTCGGCGCCTTCGTTCCGGAGAGCGGCACGCTCACCGTGGCGGAGAACGCCACGGAGGCGGTGTTCTCCTTCATCGCGGACGCGGCGGCCACGGCCACCGAGCCCGGCACGGTGACGGCGAGCCTCGGGGCGACCAGCGCGAGCGCCACCGTGACGCTGGACCAGAGCGCGCCGCGCCTGACGGCGCTGTCGCCGTCCTCGGCGGTGACGATTCCGGCGGGTGGGACGCAGACGTTCACTGTCACGGTGGACCGTCCGGCGCCGCAGGACACGGCCGTGGAGCTGGTGGTGGTGCCGGAGGCCGGCGTGACGAACTACGGCACGGTGCCGGCCTCGGCCACGATTCCGGCGGGCGCCACGGAGGCGACCTTCACCTTCACGGCGGACGCGCAGGGTGAGGGCACGGGCACGGTGTACGCCATGCTGTACGGTGTCACCCGGACCACCGCGCTCACGGTGCTCCCGCCGCCGCCCGCGCTGAGCTCGCTGTCTCCGTCCTCCGCGGCGGTGCTGACGGGCCGGACCTTCACCTTCACGGTGACCCTGGACCGTCCGGCGCAGACGGATGAGACGGATGTGGCGCTGACCCTGGAGCCCGCGACGGGTGTCGGGTCCATTCCGGCCACGGTCCGGGTGGCCCGGGATTCGACGACGGCGACCTTCACCTTCACGGCCGACGAGGTCTCGAGCCCTGCCGAGGCGCTCCTCACGGCGAGCTTCGGCGGCGAGGTTCGGACCGCTCAGGTGTCCGTCATCCTGGCGGCGGAGGGCGGGCTCGTCATCAACGAGGTGGACTACGACATGGTCGGCGCGGGTGACTCGGTGGAGTTCGTGGAGATCTACAACAACTCCTCCACGCCCGCGTCGCTGAGCAGCGTGTTCCTGGTGTTCGTCAATGGCAACAACATGACCAGCTACCAGAAGATTGCCCTGGCGGAGGTCAACGGGGGCGTCCTGGGGCCTCGGGAGTACCTGGTCGTGGGCCCTGCCACCGTCGTTGAGCCGCTCGCGGGGCGTGCCGGTGTGCACACGCTGCAGCGGGGGACGACCGACTTCATCCAGAACGGTGCTCCGGACGGCGTGGCCCTGTACGACGAAGCCACGGATGCGCTGATTGACTCCCTCTCCTACGAGGGGCACGTGGTGGACGCCTCCATCGAAGGGACGGAGACGAAGTTCGACCTGCGTGAGGGGAGCGCGGACACGAAGGACCTGGCGGACAGCAACACCGCGCAGGGCTCGCTGTGCCGGGACGCGGACTCGACCGACACGGATGTGAACGTCGATGACTTCACCTTCACCACGACCGTCACCCCGGGCGCGGCGAACGTCATCACCGCGGCGCCGTAG
- a CDS encoding TetR/AcrR family transcriptional regulator, producing MDILEAAIQLFARRGFLATTMADLSRAIRMTPGALYWHFPTKEDLLLAAIEELHQRCVREFRLLGNYQELSAQEQFQSISERAHLLLREHREYGIFFAMLAAEAADSNDQVAEAIRAKLDLYATTLEDIIRHGQRTGEFRQDVDARHTAHSLLGGFLGVLMHQNLFRASMDFDLPVSALSMLMTAGIAPPSTPG from the coding sequence ATGGACATTCTGGAAGCGGCCATTCAACTCTTCGCGCGCCGGGGGTTCCTCGCCACGACGATGGCGGACTTATCCCGCGCCATCCGGATGACGCCCGGAGCGCTGTATTGGCACTTCCCCACCAAGGAAGACCTGCTGCTGGCTGCGATTGAGGAGTTGCACCAGCGCTGCGTCCGCGAGTTCCGGCTGCTGGGGAACTACCAGGAGCTCTCCGCGCAAGAGCAGTTCCAGTCCATCTCCGAACGAGCGCACCTGCTCCTGCGCGAGCACCGCGAATACGGCATCTTCTTCGCGATGCTCGCGGCCGAGGCCGCCGACTCAAACGACCAGGTCGCGGAGGCCATCCGGGCCAAGCTGGACCTCTACGCGACGACGCTGGAGGACATCATCCGTCACGGGCAGCGGACGGGAGAGTTCCGGCAGGACGTGGATGCGCGACATACGGCCCACAGCCTGCTGGGCGGATTCCTGGGCGTGCTCATGCACCAGAACCTCTTCCGCGCCTCCATGGACTTCGACCTGCCGGTGTCCGCGCTCAGCATGTTGATGACGGCTGGAATCGCGCCACCCTCCACACCTGGGTAG
- a CDS encoding metallophosphoesterase codes for MDTARFLLFALVTGLVTVAVHVYLYRRLFAATSEHRAWRRVGAGLMTVLGTLLVLSWSVTRFLPMDSTFAVATAVWTWMGAVIYLLLALGVMGVVRKVAARLRGSRDEVAAEARSVGATASASHVQVTESAAQAGGAWAATSPAQAIAGSVQAGGKLAATGTESVSVASGALATGGHSAATAHAESAPVVTATGGATAAAPAPVAFATASSGGTTVGPASVGMVAGPGEATASAPVNVERRRFLARATAGGAVLASGGVTGFGMWSAFHPPVVNEVAVKLPGLPKALDGFTIVHLSDIHVGPVIRRPFMDELVRRCNALRPDLTCITGDLVDGHVASLAPAVSALSELKSRHGTYFVTGNHEYYWSDAAWAEALEGMGVHVLRNRHVRIGDAAASFDLVGVDDWSAGKMGFAQGYDLAAATAGRDSDRASVLLAHQPSNWKVAAQQGMGLQLSGHTHGGQFFPFTLAVSAIWEHDAGLFHEGDRHLYVSRGTGFWGPPLRVGAPPEIVRVTLLA; via the coding sequence ATGGACACCGCGCGCTTCCTGCTCTTCGCCCTCGTCACCGGCCTCGTCACGGTGGCCGTCCACGTCTACTTGTACCGCCGCCTCTTCGCGGCCACGTCCGAGCACCGCGCGTGGCGGCGCGTGGGCGCGGGCCTGATGACGGTGCTGGGCACACTGCTGGTGCTGTCGTGGTCCGTGACGCGCTTCCTGCCCATGGACTCCACCTTCGCCGTGGCCACGGCGGTGTGGACGTGGATGGGCGCGGTCATCTACCTGCTGCTCGCACTGGGGGTGATGGGTGTCGTGCGCAAGGTGGCCGCGCGGCTGCGGGGCTCGCGCGATGAGGTGGCGGCGGAGGCGCGGAGCGTTGGCGCAACGGCTTCCGCGTCGCATGTGCAGGTGACGGAGAGCGCAGCACAGGCTGGCGGCGCATGGGCGGCGACGTCACCTGCACAGGCGATAGCGGGCTCGGTGCAGGCTGGTGGCAAGCTGGCTGCGACGGGAACGGAGTCCGTGTCGGTGGCTTCGGGAGCTCTGGCGACGGGTGGGCACAGCGCGGCGACGGCGCACGCCGAATCGGCCCCGGTGGTGACGGCGACTGGCGGTGCCACGGCTGCGGCTCCCGCTCCGGTGGCGTTCGCGACAGCGTCTAGCGGTGGCACGACCGTGGGCCCTGCCTCGGTAGGGATGGTGGCAGGCCCCGGCGAGGCCACGGCCTCGGCTCCGGTGAATGTAGAGCGCCGCCGCTTCCTTGCTCGGGCGACAGCCGGCGGAGCGGTGCTGGCTTCGGGTGGCGTGACGGGCTTCGGGATGTGGAGCGCCTTCCACCCGCCGGTGGTGAACGAGGTGGCGGTGAAGTTGCCGGGTCTGCCCAAGGCCTTGGATGGCTTCACCATCGTCCACCTGAGTGACATCCACGTGGGCCCGGTCATCCGGCGTCCGTTCATGGATGAGCTGGTGCGCCGCTGCAACGCGCTGCGCCCGGACCTGACGTGCATCACGGGCGACCTGGTGGACGGCCACGTCGCGTCACTGGCTCCGGCGGTGTCGGCGCTGTCCGAGCTGAAGTCGCGCCACGGCACCTACTTCGTCACGGGAAACCACGAGTATTACTGGAGCGACGCGGCCTGGGCGGAGGCGCTGGAGGGCATGGGGGTGCACGTGCTGCGCAACCGCCACGTGCGCATTGGTGACGCGGCCGCGTCGTTCGACCTGGTGGGCGTGGACGACTGGTCAGCAGGCAAGATGGGGTTCGCGCAAGGGTACGACCTGGCGGCGGCGACAGCGGGGCGGGACTCCGACCGGGCCTCGGTGCTGCTCGCGCACCAGCCGTCGAACTGGAAGGTGGCGGCACAGCAGGGAATGGGCTTGCAGCTCTCCGGGCACACCCATGGGGGACAGTTCTTCCCATTCACGCTGGCGGTCTCCGCCATCTGGGAGCATGACGCGGGTCTGTTTCATGAAGGAGACCGGCATCTGTATGTCAGCCGGGGAACAGGCTTCTGGGGTCCGCCGCTGCGCGTCGGAGCGCCGCCAGAGATTGTCCGGGTGACACTGTTGGCGTGA